Proteins found in one Mytilus edulis chromosome 2, xbMytEdul2.2, whole genome shotgun sequence genomic segment:
- the LOC139511627 gene encoding cysteine-rich secretory protein LCCL domain-containing 2-like, translating to MRFASIIITAMHLLILTVLFTGVVTLPDHIALGPPLSEEDGNDETASNGDSDSTISDESAEKWIANAMSEKVKNMTGNDQQGFISRSFSVRNGIKTSKRDQIKIKRRTKVQNHKDKKWNHIWRGWKSLNNRIKRGKKAAFGVNAKRNITRNPQKKQVNTETEAASLHIKGVKKPCRISDEEAAMALNVHRAYRKEEHARNMWSLDWDQDLAELAQGLADECVFKHTNLEFANGVRVGQNLGATTGSNHSIERMVHLFMNEKADYNYMEHKWTNVVGHYLQVVNWRTIKVGCAVNKCDNLYISHENQQEVWNNAWYWVCDYWPPVSYKTRPYDYKDGQVCSECMVPKDSGLGWRCEDQTCQDCKLDGTDPSCKQSKECTEFNDDKDPMCPHIASFGMCGGHNFKWSLIYCQTSCKLCSTVNDAFADES from the exons ATGCGATTTGCAAGCATCATAATTACAGCAATGCACTTGCTAATTTTGACAGTGTTGTTTACTGGTGTTGTTACTCTGCCAGACCATATCGCCCTTGGACCACCTCTTTCAGAAGA agATGGGAACGATGAAACTGCATCAAATGGAGATTCCGATTCGACGATCTCTGACGAGAGTGCTGAGAAATGGATTGCAAATGCGATGAGCGAAAAAGTGAAAAATATGACGGGAAATGACCAACAAGGTTTTATTTCACGCAGCTTCAGTGTAAGAAATGGaataaaaacaagtaaaagagaccaaattaaaatcaaaagaaGAACCAAAGTTCAGAATCACAAAGATAAGAAATGGAATCACATATGGCGTGGATGGAAAAGCTTGAATAATAGAATCAAGCGTGGAAAGAAAGCAGCATTTGGTGTAAACGCTAAAAGGAATATAACAAGGAACCCTCAGAAGAAACAGGTTAATACCGAAACCGAGGCTGCATCTCTACACATTAAAGGAGTCAAGAAACCTTGTCGTATATCAGACGAGGAGGCCGCCATGGCACTCAATGTACACAGAGCATATCGAAAAGAGGAACACGCTCGCAATATGTGGTCGCTG gATTGGGACCAAGATCTTGCTGAATTAGCACAAGGATTAGCCGATGAATGTGTATTTAAGCACACAAACCTAGAGTT CGCGAATGGTGTACGTGTTGGTCAAAATTTAGGCGCTACTACAGGAAGTAATCATTCTATTGAGAGAATGGTTCACTTGTTTATGAACGAAAAAGCCGATTATAATTATATGGAACACAAATGGACTAATGTTGTTGGACattatttacaa GTTGTTAATTGGAGGACCATTAAAGTTGGTTGTGCAGTAAATAAATGTGACAACTTGTACATTTCACACGAAAATCAACAAGAAGTATGGAACAATGCTTGGTATTGGGTCTGTGATTATTGGCCTCC tgtaTCTTACAAAACAAGACCTTACGACTATAAGGATGGTCAAGTATGTTCCGAATGTATGGTGCCGAAAGACAGTGGACTTGGATGGAGATGTGAAGATCAAACATGCC AGGATTGTAAGCTTGACGGAACTGACCCAAGCTGTA AACAATCGAAGGAGTGCACTGAATTCAATGACGACAAGGATCCAATGTGTCCACATATTGCATCATTCGGAATGTGTGGAGGTCACAATTTCAAGTGGAGTTTAATATATTGCCAGACATCGTGCAA ATTGTGTTCAACGGTAAATGATGCATTCGCAGACGAATCCTAA
- the LOC139511626 gene encoding uncharacterized protein, which produces METTAFKELSSKLILIHEDLRELINISKTQKIDESKIIETLKRELKISFNIVDEQQAVNSQELLINSSQDIYNVRKSIISLWKRKLNERKQNFWNFLKSQNTVIIYETWLGKEMPVIPRKLRPKTIPGEHTDDINIRRENAIRNFEVEIKLLKNKANRYEHNYKKIDEEMYETFVAKFNAEITESINNLWRSDCEKEETKSVQIWERKQLWLEEYEEHFGDLFVTEETTQFDNAYRKKTFPRKERKVQGNNPGTSHNTNNDLSNQAVVSHSPHTNIQPRNKPKYHQNQKHYSKQTTNTNQNNYNLRLQRNPAPDRRQQNFVNDNGTTYIGKNVQNHFLGQRRMNDKGGGTPDRSIRNQIQSSVNTSYEETFLKEIA; this is translated from the coding sequence ATGGAGACTACAGCATTTAAAGAATTATCAAGTAAGTTGATATTAATTCATGAAGATTTAAGAGAGCTGATAAATATTTCAAAGACTCAAAAAATTGATGAATCTAAAATCATTGAAACTCTTAAACGAGAACTGAAAATATCTTTCAATATTGTGGATGAGCAGCAAGCAGTCAACTCACAAGAACTTTTGATAAATTCTTCACAAGATATTTACAATGTAAGAAAATCCATTATCTCATTATGGAAACGAAAATTAaatgagagaaaacaaaattTCTGGAACTTTCTTAAAAGTCAAAATACTGTAATTATTTACGAAACATGGTTGGGAAAAGAAATGCCAGTAATTCCAAGAAAGTTAAGACCAAAAACCATTCCCGGAGAACACACTGATGACATTAATATTCGCCGCGAGAATGCTATTCGTAATTTTGAGGTTGAAatcaaacttttgaaaaataaagctaACAGATATGAACATAACTACAAAAAAATAGATGAAGAAATGTACGAAACTTTTGTTGCAAAATTTAACGCCGAAATCACAGAAAGTATTAACAATTTATGGAGATCTGATTGTGAAAAAGAAGAAACTAAATCTGTACAAATCTGGGAACGGAAACAGCTATGGCTTGAAGAATACGAAGAACATTTCGGTGATTTATTCGTTACTGAAGAAACCACACAGTTTGATAACGCATATAGAAAGAAAACCTTTCCACGGAAAGAAAGGAAAGTACAAGGAAATAATCCCGGAACTTCACACAATACCAACAATGACCTAAGTAACCAAGCAGTAGTATCACATAGTCCGCACACAAATATCCAGCCCCGTAATAAACCAAAGTATCATCAAAATCAAAAGCATTATtctaaacaaacaacaaatacgAATCAGAATAACTATAATTTAAGATTACAAAGAAATCCTGCACCAGATAGAAGacaacaaaattttgtaaatgataaTGGTACTACATACATAGGGAAAAACGTACAGAATCATTTTTTAGGACAACGCAGGATGAACGACAAAGGGGGAGGGACACCAGATCGCAGTATACGGAACCAAATTCAATCATCAGTCAACACGAGTTACGAGGAGACATTCTTGAAAGAAATAGCCTAA